In Daphnia pulex isolate KAP4 chromosome 7, ASM2113471v1, one genomic interval encodes:
- the LOC124197330 gene encoding nose resistant to fluoxetine protein 6-like: MFLFFILVLAGAGQVISLTSNLDQLSRFDSIELGISPEELENLELSEIDPSLYLNQQNDDDKSIVSNIVTNAIVAFFARERRNLSKRSNFPTLVATNISEQCLNDSIAYHQAYLLRVDWAKQMYESTGKFPEALYYSGNFHGLGLFDECLAVQADWTNTSFQGKYCTVFFDSDLVMPEELEEENPVTGDEMQRTNWVGIIQVLEWLYNGPKLKEPKVRDTDLNSRYLAALDYCIPSSCTAKDFRLSIAQLIGSRAIDNTTYNDTNYYTSMVAVNDDNYCYTAEQIKATPNFDGPDIAVIVTLSILGLVILCATLHDVWFSYYQIQPDQPKKVGLPVKALRCFSMLTNGKKLLSTKSAAVDNLSCLNGMRVLSTTWIVLYHTYYLAIISPMYNPLGFLKDALEWQLHGVLNGTIAVDTFFLMSGLLVTYSLMRELDRNKGRFNVALFYLHRFLRLTPVYAVILGFIATLLAYLGSGPNWQNVRDLSVACRWNWWNNLLYVNNYVRTFDLECMGETWYLACDMQMFILSPLFIYPLWRWRKIGLSWAIFNILGLIAGTIAIFIVWDLPAMGFFTRPNDTSNPYYYYGYYVQTWTRFPPYILGILLGWILHKTKNSRIKMNKGVVAAGWFFATLIGLAVVYGMVPYLNELEIPEMNDVARVSYGSLHRFAWATVVAWIVFACIHGYGGFINRFLSWKAFIPLARLTYVVYLVHLNYLTVYHAYIRKPYYYTKFTHVEHYFGVLLMVFFMAFAISLTVEVPLLNLEKLLVSPTKTRKPEMDENKQTIPRVGLNMNAIPTYKTEQF; encoded by the exons atgtttttattttttattttagttcttGCCGGGGCCGGCCAAGTGATTTCTTTAACGAGCAATCTAGATCAACTTAGTCGATTTGATTCAATCGAATTAGGTATCTCTCCAGAGGAGCTCGAAAATTTAGAATTGTCAGAAATTGATCCAAGCCTTTATTTAAATCAACAAAATGACGACGACAAGTCCATCGTTAGTAACATTGTTACTAATGCCATCGTCGCCTTCTTTGCGCGGGAACGGCGCAATCTTTCAAAAAGATCcaatttcccaacacttgtgGCCACCAACATCAGCGAGCAATGTTTAAACGACAGCATCGCTTACCACCAAGCCTACCTTCTTCGAGTCGACTGGGCCAAGCAAA TGTATGAATCGACGGGGAAATTCCCAGAAGCGCTTTATTACAGTGGTAACTTTCACGGGCTAGGACTTTTCGACGAATGTCTAGCCGTCCAGGCCGATTGGACCAACACATCCTTCCAGGGCAAGTACTGCACGGTGTTCTTTGATTCGGACCTGGTAATGCCAGAAGAGTTGGAAGAGGAGAATCCCGTAACAGGAGACGAAATGCAGCGGACAAATTGGGTGGGAATCATACAGGTGTTGGAATGGCTCTACAACGGTCCGAAATTGAAAGAGCCCAAAGTGAGAGACACCGATCTTAACTCAAGATACCTGGCAGCCCTTGATTATTGCATCCCTTCTTCCTGCACCGCTAAAGACTTCCGCTTGTCCATTGCGCAACTGATCGGAAGTAGGGCGATAGATAACACGACTTACAACGACACCAATTACTACACTTCCATGGTGGCCGTCAACGACGATAATTATTGCTACACCGCCGAGCAGATCAAAGCCACTCCGAATTTTGACGGACCCGACATAGCTGTGAT TGTTACATTAAGCATCCTTGGCTTGGTGATTCTTTGTGCTACACTACACGATGTGTGGTTCAGTTATTACCAAATTCAACCCGATCAGCCGAAAAAAGTTGGACTGCCTGTGAAAGCCCTGCGGTGTTTCTCCATGCTAACCAACGGCAAGAAATTGCTGTCAACCAAATCAGCTGCTGTTGACAATCTGTCCTGTTTGAACGGAATGCGAGTGTTGTCCACTACCTGGATCGTTCTTTACCATACGTACTATTTAGCTATTATCAGTCCCATGTACAATCCTTTAGGATTCTTAAAG GATGCGTTAGAGTGGCAGTTGCACGGCGTTCTCAACGGCACAATTGCAGttgacacatttttcttgatgAGCGGCCTGCTCGTCACTTATTCCTTGATGCGTGAACTGGACCGGAATAAAGGCCGATTCAATGTCGCCCTCTTTTATCTCCATCGCTTCCTTAG ATTGACCCCAGTTTACGCCGTGATATTGGGTTTCATAGCCACACTGTTGGCTTATCTGGGATCAGGACCCAATTGGCAAAATGTCCGGGACTTGAGTGTGGCCTGCCGTTGGAACTGGTGGAATAATCTTCTCTACGTCAATAATTACGTCCGTACTTTTGATTTGGAG TGTATGGGTGAAACCTGGTATTTAGCATGTGATATGCAAATGTTTATACTGAGTCCGCTATTCATCTATCCTCTTTGGCGATGGAGAAAAATTGGTTTGAGCTGGGCCATCTTCAACATATTGGGGCTCATTGCTGGAACTATCGCCATCTTCATTGTCTGGGATCTTCCAGCTATGGGTTTCTTTACAAGACC gAATGACACAAGCAATCCGTATTATTACTACGGCTATTATGTCCAAACATGGACCCGTTTCCCGCCTTACATACTCGGAATTCTACTCGGTTGGATTCTtcacaaaactaaaaattccaGAATCAAGATGAACAAG GGAGTTGTTGCAGCTGGTTGGTTCTTTGCGACGTTAATCGGCTTAGCCGTCGTTTATGGCATGGTCCCCTATTTGAACGAGCTCGAGATACCAGAGATGAACGACGTCGCTCGCGTTTCTTACGGATCGCTCCATCGATTTGCATGGGCGACTGTTGTCGCTTGGATTGTATTTGCCTGTATCCATGGTTACGGAG GTTTCATCAACCGATTTCTGTCATGGAAGGCTTTTATTCCATTAGCCCGTCTAACCTACGTCGTCTATTTGGTTCATTTAAATTACCTAACGGTCTATCACGCTTACATCCGAAAGCCGTATTACTACACCAAGTTCACTCACGTTGAGCACTACTTTGGAGTCCTGTTGATGGTCTTTTTCATGGCATTCGCCATCTCCCTTACCGTGGAAGTTCCGCTGTTAAATTTGGAGAAGCTGCTCGTCAGTCCCACCAAGACAA gaaaacCTGAGATGGATGAAAATAAGCAAACAATTCCAAGAGTAGGACTCAATATGAATGCAATTCCTACCTACAAGACAGAACAATTCTAA